From one Streptomyces sp. NBC_01478 genomic stretch:
- a CDS encoding DUF262 domain-containing protein — protein sequence MTDLEDSAGGKGAGRNRTAGSRGYAVAGDVDAPDALFLPLGAPLEIGSDGRPTGVELELPDDEGDEGYSDADGISAPFPPDSIKIHTETTTVDILLSRLREGMIDLAPDFQRRAGIWSDRAQSRLIESLLLRIPISVFHMAQDDEDKWAVVDGVQRLTAIARFMEPRLTGLGPLTLRRLDYLWNFNGSTYQDLTGRLKIRLRETQLTVHVLQQGTPEAVRYNVFSRINTGGVPLEPQELRHALVRGPVRTFLADLAKGPAFGEATRWSVSDERMADREMVLRFLAFRLSNPARHEEKDFDKFLINAMYKVNALTDERREELAREFRVAMQCAHDLFREHAFRKWHGGKRSSPAINKPLFETISVQLALLDDHERDRLVASREKVLNRFFTLMDDWDFDRSISVGTGGPAKIRTRFNAMAQLFRGVAEQ from the coding sequence ATGACGGACCTGGAGGACAGCGCCGGCGGCAAGGGTGCCGGACGGAACCGGACCGCAGGATCCCGGGGGTACGCCGTGGCGGGAGATGTCGACGCGCCGGACGCTCTCTTCCTGCCGCTGGGCGCGCCCCTCGAAATCGGGTCCGACGGTCGGCCGACCGGCGTGGAGCTGGAGCTCCCTGACGACGAGGGCGACGAGGGCTACAGCGACGCCGACGGCATCTCCGCCCCCTTCCCGCCCGACAGCATCAAGATCCACACGGAGACCACCACGGTGGATATCCTCCTCTCCCGTCTCCGGGAGGGCATGATCGACCTCGCGCCGGACTTCCAGCGCCGGGCCGGGATCTGGAGCGACCGGGCGCAGAGCCGCCTCATTGAGTCGCTGCTCCTGCGCATTCCGATCTCCGTCTTCCACATGGCCCAGGACGACGAGGACAAGTGGGCCGTGGTGGACGGCGTTCAGCGGCTCACGGCCATCGCCCGGTTCATGGAGCCGAGGCTCACCGGCCTCGGCCCGCTGACCCTCCGGCGCTTGGACTACCTGTGGAACTTCAACGGCAGCACGTACCAGGATCTGACTGGGCGGCTGAAGATCCGGCTGCGCGAGACCCAGCTCACCGTGCATGTCCTGCAGCAGGGCACGCCGGAGGCCGTCAGATACAACGTGTTCTCCCGGATCAACACGGGCGGCGTGCCGCTGGAACCGCAGGAACTGCGGCACGCGCTGGTGCGGGGGCCGGTCCGGACGTTCCTCGCCGACCTGGCCAAGGGTCCGGCGTTCGGTGAGGCCACCCGGTGGAGCGTGTCCGACGAACGGATGGCCGACCGGGAGATGGTGCTCCGCTTCCTCGCCTTCCGCCTGAGTAATCCCGCCAGGCATGAGGAGAAGGACTTCGACAAGTTCCTCATCAACGCGATGTACAAGGTCAACGCGCTCACCGACGAGCGCCGGGAGGAGCTGGCGCGGGAGTTCCGGGTCGCCATGCAGTGCGCTCATGACCTGTTCCGGGAGCATGCCTTCCGCAAGTGGCATGGAGGGAAGCGCAGTTCACCCGCTATCAACAAGCCACTGTTCGAGACGATCTCCGTCCAACTCGCGCTTCTCGACGATCACGAGCGGGACCGACTGGTAGCGTCCCGGGAGAAGGTGCTCAACAGGTTCTTCACGCTCATGGACGACTGGGACTTCGACCGGTCGATCTCCGTGGGCACCGGGGGCCCGGCGAAGATCCGCACCAGATTCAACGCCATGGCACAACTGTTCCGAGGGGTGGCCGAACAGTGA
- a CDS encoding AAA family ATPase: protein MIDRLTLHNFKAFQDASLPLGPLTLLTGLNSSGKSSVLQSIALLRQSYEAGDLDVSRLLPEARRAGFRGEAGNQGFLLKGELVGLGTGDDVLHEDFIEEEPLIGLGVDEGPYHYGWTVAYEAEQNLLPLRDVESPLTSEGAAAPTGPEAVTPSFLTAPFQYLHADRISPAEFYPRDHQAVMGRGFLGVRGEHTVNYLRLHGDDAVPEGPLRHPRAESDLLRDQAAAWMGDLCPGVDIRADAIEGADAVRLSYGFQGTLGPTRRRRPSNVGFGLTYVLPIVVACLTVRPGSLVLLENPEAHLHPMGQTRMAELAAATAAQGAQVIMETHSDHVINGVRLAVKQGRIAPGQTVFHYFRGDGSGAQFVSPRIDSDGMLDQWPAGFFDELENTLDQLIG, encoded by the coding sequence GTGATCGACCGTCTGACGCTGCACAACTTCAAGGCGTTCCAGGACGCGTCACTGCCGCTGGGTCCTCTCACCCTCCTCACCGGACTCAACTCGTCCGGCAAGAGCAGCGTCCTCCAGTCGATCGCCCTGCTGCGCCAGTCGTACGAGGCGGGCGACCTCGACGTCTCCCGGCTCCTGCCCGAGGCGCGACGGGCCGGATTCCGGGGCGAAGCCGGCAACCAGGGCTTCCTACTCAAGGGCGAACTCGTCGGCCTCGGCACCGGGGACGACGTCCTGCACGAGGACTTCATCGAGGAAGAGCCGCTGATCGGACTCGGCGTGGACGAGGGGCCGTACCACTATGGCTGGACCGTCGCGTACGAGGCCGAGCAGAACTTGCTGCCCCTGCGGGACGTGGAGTCGCCGCTCACCTCGGAGGGAGCCGCGGCCCCCACCGGACCCGAGGCCGTGACACCCTCGTTCCTCACCGCTCCCTTCCAGTACCTGCACGCGGACCGGATCTCGCCCGCCGAGTTCTACCCGCGCGACCACCAGGCCGTCATGGGCCGCGGTTTCCTCGGCGTACGCGGCGAACACACCGTCAACTACCTGCGCCTCCACGGCGACGACGCCGTCCCCGAGGGCCCGTTGCGCCACCCGCGTGCCGAGTCCGACCTGCTGCGTGACCAGGCCGCCGCCTGGATGGGCGATCTGTGCCCCGGGGTGGACATCCGGGCGGACGCCATCGAGGGCGCCGACGCCGTGCGCCTCTCGTACGGATTCCAGGGCACGCTCGGTCCCACCAGGCGCCGTCGTCCCAGCAACGTCGGATTCGGCCTCACGTATGTCCTGCCCATCGTGGTCGCCTGCCTTACCGTCCGGCCCGGTTCCCTGGTCCTCCTGGAGAATCCGGAGGCGCATCTGCACCCGATGGGGCAGACCCGGATGGCGGAACTCGCCGCCGCGACTGCCGCGCAGGGCGCTCAGGTGATCATGGAGACGCACAGCGACCACGTCATCAACGGTGTGCGGCTCGCGGTCAAGCAGGGACGCATCGCCCCCGGACAGACGGTGTTCCACTACTTCCGCGGCGACGGTTCCGGTGCGCAGTTCGTCAGCCCGCGGATCGACTCCGACGGCATGCTCGACCAGTGGCCCGCCGGCTTCTTCGACGAGCTGGAGAACACGCTCGACCAGCTCATCGGCTGA